The Litoribacterium kuwaitense DNA window TCACCAATTGGAAATGAAGCCTTGCCTTCTTACCTGTCCGATGACGGACATGATTGAGTCCAAAGAATTCTTTTAGATATGCGTTGACCCTTTCGACAGCGGTTCGC harbors:
- a CDS encoding transposase, which produces RTAVERVNAYLKEFFGLNHVRHRTGKKARLHFQLVTLVYNASRMATDRIKKMKAEQMSKAA